The proteins below come from a single Treponema phagedenis genomic window:
- a CDS encoding ABC transporter ATP-binding protein codes for MMRIQNAFYRYTKNGGYGIRNVNLQIEQGECVLVCGESGCGKTSLMRMANGLIPHFYEGVFEGDVFLSGKNTRDMQMDTIARIAASVFQNPRNQFFNLDTTDEIAFACENIGVPPEEIRERILQTVSALGIAHLLHKNIFGLSGGEKQLIAIASAYALNPEIFVFDEPSANLDATSCKELSRLLQKIKTEGKTILIAEHRIHYLSGIYDRIVYMKDGTIENEWTAESFKNISDEKRIRLGLRSLSYERLSPAAPLCACKEPELHISNLCASYLRGKQVLEGLSFSASAGEVIGIVGKNGQGKTTLACVLCGLHKEDCGSITLYGRKISYPKRAELFYLVMQEPGYQLFTDSVEKELGLSLHKKNAPAESAVHEIMQNLNLVPYKERHPMSLSGGQKQRVAIASALIRNAKILIFDEPTSRLDYTNMQRIAQLITRLREAGKIIFIITHDYEFFLSACTRALIIDGGKIRKDISLTAGSQAEIQNNVF; via the coding sequence ATGATGAGAATACAAAATGCTTTTTACCGCTACACAAAAAATGGCGGGTATGGAATACGCAATGTCAATTTACAAATAGAGCAGGGCGAGTGCGTGCTCGTATGCGGCGAAAGCGGCTGCGGAAAGACAAGCCTTATGCGTATGGCAAACGGCTTAATTCCTCATTTTTATGAAGGCGTCTTTGAGGGAGACGTTTTTCTGAGCGGAAAAAACACACGGGATATGCAGATGGATACCATTGCCCGCATCGCCGCTTCAGTTTTTCAAAATCCGAGAAATCAATTTTTCAATTTGGATACAACGGATGAAATAGCTTTTGCCTGCGAAAACATCGGGGTTCCGCCGGAGGAAATAAGGGAACGCATTTTGCAAACAGTTTCTGCACTCGGCATTGCGCATCTTTTGCATAAAAACATATTCGGTCTTTCGGGCGGAGAAAAACAGCTTATCGCCATTGCATCCGCATACGCACTAAATCCGGAAATTTTTGTTTTTGATGAGCCTTCCGCAAATCTTGATGCGACGAGTTGCAAGGAACTTTCTCGACTTCTACAAAAAATAAAAACGGAAGGGAAAACCATTTTAATTGCCGAACATAGAATACACTATCTTTCGGGTATCTACGACCGCATTGTATACATGAAAGACGGTACAATCGAAAACGAGTGGACGGCGGAATCGTTTAAAAATATTTCAGATGAAAAAAGAATCCGGCTTGGGCTTCGCTCTCTTTCTTATGAACGCCTTAGTCCTGCCGCTCCGCTATGTGCGTGCAAAGAGCCGGAATTGCACATATCGAATCTCTGTGCATCCTATTTACGCGGAAAGCAGGTGCTGGAAGGTCTTTCTTTTTCCGCATCGGCGGGCGAGGTTATCGGCATAGTCGGTAAAAACGGTCAGGGTAAAACAACTCTTGCGTGCGTGCTTTGCGGACTGCACAAAGAAGACTGCGGCAGTATTACTCTATATGGAAGAAAAATTTCTTATCCCAAACGTGCGGAGCTTTTTTATCTTGTAATGCAGGAGCCGGGCTATCAATTATTTACCGACAGTGTGGAAAAAGAACTCGGGCTTTCGCTGCATAAAAAAAACGCTCCGGCCGAAAGTGCCGTGCATGAAATTATGCAGAACTTGAATCTTGTGCCGTACAAGGAACGCCACCCGATGAGTCTTTCAGGCGGACAAAAGCAGCGTGTGGCAATTGCTTCCGCACTCATCCGCAATGCAAAGATCCTGATATTCGATGAGCCCACCAGCAGACTTGATTATACGAATATGCAGCGCATTGCGCAGCTTATTACGCGGCTGCGGGAAGCCGGGAAAATAATTTTTATCATTACACATGATTACGAGTTTTTTCTTTCCGCATGCACCCGCGCACTGATAATTGACGGCGGTAAAATCCGCAAAGATATTTCCCTGACAGCCGGCTCTCAGGCAGAAATACAAAACAATGTTTTTTAG
- a CDS encoding energy-coupling factor transporter transmembrane component T family protein codes for MKLQNKMSAIRAPLARPTPVPKLLLDPRSKLLILILINITVFAAKDFGTEVFCVAMIALTLCALGTYRKALRGLFLYAGLLGILHLCGFLPDYIASMFSMLAILFRKLMPAVFFASGLVATTKVNELIAALQKIRIPKSLVITLAITLRFFPTLGEEYRCVKDAMKLRGIRLNAKNILLHLLALSEYLLIPLMLRCAIIADELSAAAMTRGIERNGKRTSLYELSFTFGDYAVLSLFSLLALFSLLGGFRIFI; via the coding sequence ATGAAATTGCAAAATAAAATGAGCGCGATAAGGGCACCGCTTGCAAGGCCTACTCCTGTGCCGAAGCTTTTGTTAGACCCGCGCTCAAAATTGCTCATTCTTATTTTAATTAACATAACCGTATTTGCGGCAAAGGATTTCGGCACGGAGGTTTTTTGTGTTGCAATGATTGCCCTGACGCTTTGCGCTCTCGGTACATACCGCAAAGCGCTGCGCGGTCTTTTTTTGTATGCGGGCTTGTTGGGCATTTTACATCTTTGCGGATTTTTACCCGATTATATTGCGTCAATGTTTTCGATGCTTGCCATTCTTTTTCGTAAACTTATGCCCGCAGTTTTTTTTGCATCGGGACTTGTTGCGACCACAAAGGTAAATGAACTGATAGCTGCTTTGCAAAAAATCCGCATACCGAAAAGCCTTGTTATCACTTTGGCAATTACGCTTCGGTTTTTTCCTACACTTGGAGAAGAATACCGCTGTGTAAAAGATGCAATGAAATTGCGCGGCATCAGGCTGAATGCAAAAAATATTTTACTGCATCTGCTTGCACTCTCCGAATATCTTTTAATACCGCTCATGCTGCGCTGCGCAATTATTGCGGATGAACTTTCCGCCGCTGCAATGACGCGGGGTATTGAACGAAACGGAAAGCGAACATCGCTTTATGAGCTCTCCTTTACATTCGGCGATTATGCGGTTCTATCCCTGTTCTCCCTGCTCGCTCTTTTTTCTCTGCTCGGGGGTTTTAGGATTTTTATATGA
- a CDS encoding O-acetyl-ADP-ribose deacetylase produces MINIIVEKSDITKKEVDVIVNAANSSLLGGGGVDGAIHRAGGPKILEECKKIVAAQGECKTGHVVYTSAGNLPAKYVFHTVGPIWHGGTKNEANLLRDCYLNSIRLASELNCKTIAFPNISTGVYGYPKEAAAKLVFETIQSAIRGKTDETIHIEKINTIFFVTFDDENYEIYNRIFKELL; encoded by the coding sequence ATGATAAACATAATTGTTGAAAAAAGCGATATTACAAAAAAAGAAGTTGATGTGATTGTGAATGCGGCAAACTCAAGCTTGCTCGGAGGCGGCGGAGTGGACGGCGCAATTCACCGTGCAGGCGGGCCGAAAATTTTAGAAGAATGCAAAAAAATTGTTGCAGCGCAGGGTGAGTGTAAAACCGGACATGTCGTGTACACAAGTGCGGGAAACTTACCGGCAAAGTATGTGTTTCATACGGTAGGTCCTATTTGGCATGGCGGCACAAAAAACGAAGCAAACTTACTGAGAGATTGTTACCTTAACTCAATCCGCCTTGCTTCAGAGCTTAATTGCAAAACAATTGCCTTTCCGAATATCAGCACCGGAGTGTACGGCTATCCAAAAGAAGCGGCTGCAAAACTTGTTTTTGAAACTATACAAAGTGCAATACGCGGCAAAACGGATGAAACTATTCATATCGAAAAAATCAATACAATTTTTTTTGTAACATTCGATGATGAAAATTACGAGATTTATAATCGCATTTTTAAGGAACTGCTATAA
- a CDS encoding FAD-dependent oxidoreductase — MKILIVGGVAGGASFAARMRRLNEDAEIVLFEKGEYVSFANCGLPYYIGGEIAERDALLLQSVEQMEKKFNMKVYNNTEVTKIDRKNKSIEFSSKDGTDGKSDYDYLILSPGASPVKPPIEGISEAKNVFTLRTVPDTDAIKSYIKNNNAQEATVIGGGFIGLEMAENLKRAGLKTTLIEMDKQVMAPLDFEMAQELHMHLEDKGVRLILNNGVKKFKDKGAAIELSDGSTVHSDITILAIGVKPENTLAKDAGLAIGARGGIVVNSQMQTSDEYIYALGDAAEVNHFVSGEKVQIALAGYANYQGRMIADLLNGMQAEYKGSLGTSIAKVFDLQAASIGLNEKTIKGEYQVIHLHPVNHAAYYPGSYPMHVKVLYSTEGKILGAQCVAKDGADKFIDTIATAIYAGLSITQLKDLQLAYAPPFNAAKTAINFVGYVSENALNKKVSFIQCNEIEQYKKDGYMLVDVSEAAEFAIGHIDGSVNIPLGTIRDNINTLQGKKIVLYCRVSLRAYNAHCILRQKGIDSVVLSGGYKTYAIANYKLKNTAAICGCPLSAHNQEEKMIQKNVTAKVEINACGLQCPGPITRVYTAMNELADGDVLEVKVTDIGFTKDINSWCSTTGNTLIGVHEDSGVYTAQIMKGKTEQTLETKVFENHNSATIIVFSGDLDKTMAAFIIANDAASMGKKVTMFFTFWGLSAVKRRAHAQKNAMEKMFDIMLPADITKLGLSKMNMAGMGSAMMKKIMKEKNVDDLPTLMQSARNLGVKLIACSMSMDVMGIKKEELLEGVEIGGVATYLGDAQKSGINLFI; from the coding sequence ATGAAAATACTTATTGTCGGCGGAGTTGCAGGCGGCGCGTCATTTGCCGCGCGTATGCGAAGATTAAACGAAGATGCTGAAATTGTTTTGTTTGAAAAAGGCGAGTATGTTTCTTTTGCAAACTGCGGGCTTCCGTATTACATTGGCGGAGAAATTGCCGAGCGGGATGCTCTGCTTTTGCAAAGCGTTGAACAAATGGAAAAGAAATTCAATATGAAGGTTTACAACAATACGGAAGTAACAAAGATTGACCGTAAAAATAAATCTATTGAATTTTCTTCAAAAGACGGAACTGATGGGAAGTCTGATTACGATTATTTAATTCTTTCGCCGGGTGCAAGTCCCGTTAAGCCGCCCATTGAAGGCATTAGCGAAGCGAAAAATGTATTTACGCTTAGAACTGTGCCGGACACTGATGCGATTAAAAGCTATATTAAAAATAATAATGCGCAAGAAGCAACCGTTATCGGCGGCGGTTTTATCGGGCTTGAAATGGCGGAAAATCTCAAAAGAGCAGGACTTAAAACAACGCTTATCGAAATGGATAAACAGGTTATGGCGCCGCTTGATTTTGAAATGGCGCAAGAACTGCATATGCATTTGGAAGATAAGGGCGTAAGGCTCATTTTAAATAACGGCGTAAAAAAATTTAAGGATAAGGGCGCCGCCATTGAATTATCCGACGGCAGTACAGTTCATTCTGATATTACAATCCTTGCGATTGGCGTAAAACCTGAAAATACTTTGGCTAAGGATGCGGGGCTTGCTATAGGTGCAAGGGGCGGCATTGTTGTAAATAGCCAAATGCAAACATCCGATGAGTACATTTATGCCCTGGGGGACGCCGCAGAGGTTAATCATTTTGTTTCAGGTGAAAAAGTACAAATAGCACTTGCGGGCTATGCAAATTATCAGGGCAGAATGATTGCCGATCTATTAAACGGTATGCAAGCGGAATACAAGGGCTCCTTAGGAACAAGCATTGCCAAAGTATTTGACTTGCAAGCGGCAAGTATCGGTTTAAATGAAAAAACAATCAAAGGCGAGTATCAGGTTATCCATTTACACCCGGTAAATCACGCCGCCTATTATCCCGGCTCTTACCCGATGCATGTCAAAGTGTTGTATTCTACTGAAGGAAAAATTTTAGGTGCTCAATGCGTTGCAAAAGACGGTGCCGATAAATTCATTGACACAATAGCTACGGCAATATATGCAGGGCTTTCAATTACACAATTAAAAGATTTGCAGCTTGCATATGCGCCACCGTTTAATGCAGCAAAAACCGCAATCAATTTTGTAGGCTATGTTTCTGAAAATGCATTAAACAAAAAAGTTTCTTTTATTCAATGCAATGAAATTGAGCAATATAAAAAAGACGGATACATGCTTGTCGATGTAAGCGAAGCAGCCGAATTCGCCATTGGGCATATTGACGGTTCTGTAAATATTCCGCTTGGCACAATCAGAGATAATATCAACACTCTGCAAGGTAAAAAAATTGTTTTGTATTGCAGGGTGTCTCTGCGTGCATATAATGCGCATTGCATATTAAGACAAAAGGGCATCGATTCCGTTGTGCTTTCAGGAGGATATAAAACATACGCTATTGCAAACTATAAACTTAAAAATACCGCCGCTATTTGCGGTTGCCCGTTAAGTGCACACAATCAGGAGGAAAAAATGATTCAGAAAAATGTTACAGCAAAAGTAGAAATCAACGCTTGCGGTTTGCAATGTCCCGGTCCCATCACAAGGGTATACACTGCAATGAACGAACTTGCAGACGGTGATGTGCTTGAAGTTAAAGTAACCGATATCGGGTTTACCAAAGATATAAACTCATGGTGCAGCACAACCGGAAATACCTTAATCGGTGTGCATGAGGATAGCGGCGTTTATACTGCGCAAATTATGAAGGGCAAAACAGAGCAAACACTCGAAACGAAAGTTTTTGAAAATCACAACAGCGCAACAATTATTGTTTTTAGCGGAGACCTTGATAAAACAATGGCGGCGTTTATTATTGCAAACGATGCTGCGAGTATGGGAAAAAAGGTTACTATGTTTTTTACATTCTGGGGTTTGTCCGCTGTAAAGCGAAGAGCCCATGCACAAAAAAATGCAATGGAAAAAATGTTTGATATTATGCTTCCTGCTGACATAACAAAACTCGGTTTATCAAAAATGAATATGGCCGGCATGGGTTCTGCCATGATGAAAAAAATAATGAAAGAAAAAAATGTTGATGACCTTCCGACACTCATGCAAAGCGCACGCAACTTGGGTGTTAAGCTTATCGCCTGCTCCATGTCAATGGATGTAATGGGAATAAAAAAAGAAGAGCTTTTAGAAGGTGTTGAAATCGGAGGCGTCGCAACCTATCTAGGCGATGCGCAAAAATCCGGAATTAATTTATTTATTTAA
- a CDS encoding ArsR/SmtB family transcription factor, whose product MENFLSADFNLLEEKAELLKAIAHPVRLCILRGLSLRGEVQVSDMQHCLDIPQSTISQHVGILKDKGLIKGRREGVNIYYSITDKKIKKLIQNILEEK is encoded by the coding sequence ATGGAAAATTTTTTATCTGCTGATTTTAATTTGTTGGAAGAAAAAGCAGAGCTTTTAAAAGCAATTGCTCATCCTGTGAGGCTTTGTATTTTACGAGGTTTGAGCTTAAGAGGGGAAGTGCAAGTGTCGGATATGCAGCATTGTCTTGATATTCCGCAGTCTACAATATCTCAACATGTAGGTATTTTAAAAGATAAGGGGCTTATTAAGGGGAGGCGCGAAGGCGTTAATATTTACTATTCAATTACGGATAAGAAAATAAAAAAACTTATCCAAAATATTTTGGAGGAAAAATGA
- the ligA gene encoding NAD-dependent DNA ligase LigA: MKRNPRAVELEKLIRYHQDLYYNKEAEIPDSEFDALWDELRALEPENELFFTVPKESSDGFPKASHIIPMGSQEKAANPEAFTAWALKMPFTQFLVQYKLDGASLELQYERGRFVRAVTRGDGKIGDDITANVRKMQGVVSELQGESAPAGAQPFSGGIRGEVLMTKEIHKKFYADKANCRNAANGLMKRKDGSGSEHLLVICYDAVQGSPEKPFTGTAPFSTELEKLAWLKRNGFSTVEIQVCNSIQEVIDWRAHVMDIRESLPYDIDGLVIKNNLIDPDDVSRPRPEKQIAFKFSLEEAITTLREVEWSESGATYTPIAITDPVRLAGTTVKRANLANPNMITDMNLKIGSKVVITKRGEIIPKIETLVENTDECTEIPMPTVCGTCGSSLLNEGTRLFCPNAACPKLIHHRIEKWIATLDIRDFGINLIQRLFDSNKVNSIVDLYTLTVEDLASIERMGEISAKKVHSALHAKKEISLETFIAGFDIDGIGVTMVEKLTQAGFNTLDKLFEADEQKFSTVYQFGEVLAQNLVRGLQTLKAEMTALIEKGFITIKPPAAPDENAPLHGMSFCFTGELTAIKRSEAEQLVKEKGGSVKSSVTKGLSYLVTNTPESGSAKNKKAQQLGTAIITEEAFFALLQKEHKTE; encoded by the coding sequence ATGAAACGAAATCCGCGGGCTGTCGAGCTTGAAAAGCTTATCCGGTATCATCAAGATTTGTATTATAATAAAGAGGCAGAGATTCCGGACTCGGAGTTTGATGCGCTGTGGGACGAGCTGCGCGCTCTTGAGCCGGAGAATGAATTGTTTTTTACCGTCCCGAAAGAGTCAAGTGACGGTTTTCCGAAGGCAAGTCATATTATCCCGATGGGGAGTCAGGAGAAGGCGGCGAATCCCGAAGCGTTTACCGCATGGGCGCTTAAAATGCCTTTTACGCAGTTTCTTGTGCAGTATAAATTGGACGGCGCAAGTCTTGAGCTGCAATATGAGCGGGGAAGGTTTGTAAGGGCGGTTACCCGCGGTGACGGAAAAATCGGCGATGATATCACGGCGAATGTCAGGAAAATGCAGGGCGTCGTCAGTGAATTACAGGGCGAGTCCGCTCCTGCGGGGGCGCAGCCTTTTAGCGGCGGTATCCGCGGCGAAGTGTTGATGACAAAGGAAATCCATAAAAAGTTTTATGCCGACAAGGCAAATTGCCGAAACGCCGCAAACGGTTTGATGAAGCGCAAGGACGGCAGCGGCAGCGAGCATCTTTTGGTGATCTGCTATGATGCGGTGCAAGGCAGCCCTGAAAAGCCTTTTACCGGAACGGCGCCTTTTTCCACCGAGCTTGAAAAACTTGCATGGCTGAAGCGGAACGGTTTTAGTACGGTAGAAATACAGGTGTGCAACAGCATTCAGGAAGTTATCGATTGGCGCGCCCATGTGATGGACATACGGGAATCTCTTCCCTATGATATTGACGGGCTTGTGATAAAAAACAATCTTATTGACCCTGACGATGTTTCCCGCCCGCGCCCCGAAAAGCAAATTGCCTTTAAGTTCAGCTTGGAAGAAGCAATTACCACGCTGCGCGAAGTTGAATGGAGCGAATCGGGGGCGACTTATACGCCGATTGCGATAACCGACCCGGTGCGGCTTGCGGGCACAACCGTAAAACGGGCAAACCTTGCAAACCCGAATATGATTACAGACATGAATCTTAAAATCGGCAGCAAGGTGGTTATTACAAAACGCGGAGAGATTATTCCAAAGATAGAAACCTTGGTGGAAAACACGGACGAGTGCACGGAGATTCCGATGCCCACTGTTTGCGGCACCTGCGGCAGCTCTCTGCTGAATGAAGGCACGCGCCTTTTTTGCCCAAATGCGGCATGTCCAAAACTCATTCATCACCGGATTGAAAAATGGATTGCAACTCTTGACATACGGGATTTCGGAATCAATTTAATTCAGCGTTTGTTTGACTCAAACAAAGTGAATTCAATTGTAGATTTGTACACGCTTACGGTTGAAGACCTTGCAAGTATTGAACGCATGGGCGAGATTTCCGCAAAAAAAGTGCACAGCGCTTTACATGCAAAAAAAGAGATAAGCCTCGAAACCTTTATTGCTGGCTTTGATATTGACGGCATCGGAGTTACCATGGTGGAAAAACTGACGCAGGCGGGGTTTAATACGCTGGATAAACTGTTTGAAGCGGATGAGCAAAAGTTTTCAACCGTGTATCAATTCGGCGAAGTGCTGGCACAAAACTTGGTGCGGGGCTTACAAACATTAAAAGCGGAAATGACCGCACTGATTGAAAAAGGTTTTATCACCATTAAACCGCCCGCCGCACCGGACGAAAATGCTCCGCTGCACGGCATGAGTTTTTGTTTTACCGGAGAGCTTACCGCAATAAAGCGCTCCGAAGCGGAGCAGCTGGTAAAGGAAAAAGGCGGTTCGGTAAAATCATCGGTTACAAA
- a CDS encoding TetR/AcrR family transcriptional regulator yields the protein MPVDSTETVKAILASAKKEFLEKGFANASLRTIAKEAGLTTGALYRHFADKEALFKSIVEPVYTEFLEITEEQAAHYLQSLKAGGIAAMTEITSQIAELFLGYVYEHFDSFKLLLSASEQTAYADFVDRLVQTEVEMTAQYLAAVRRSGYKIRKLSRQELRIIICGQYSVLFEMVLHDVPKKLVLGYVKTISGFFSGGWQQILKQES from the coding sequence GTGCCGGTTGATTCAACTGAGACGGTAAAAGCGATTCTTGCAAGTGCAAAAAAAGAATTTCTCGAAAAAGGTTTTGCAAACGCATCGCTGCGCACTATTGCGAAAGAGGCGGGGCTTACCACAGGTGCCCTGTATCGGCATTTTGCGGATAAGGAAGCATTGTTTAAAAGCATTGTTGAACCGGTGTATACGGAATTCTTAGAGATAACGGAGGAGCAAGCCGCTCATTATTTGCAGTCGCTTAAGGCAGGCGGTATTGCGGCAATGACGGAAATTACCTCGCAAATTGCTGAATTGTTTTTGGGTTATGTGTATGAGCATTTCGACAGCTTTAAGTTATTGCTTTCCGCGTCGGAGCAAACCGCATATGCAGACTTTGTTGACAGGCTTGTGCAAACCGAAGTTGAGATGACCGCCCAGTATTTAGCTGCAGTACGGCGCAGCGGTTATAAAATCCGCAAATTATCCCGGCAGGAATTGCGCATCATTATATGCGGACAATATTCGGTTCTTTTTGAAATGGTTTTACATGACGTACCGAAAAAACTTGTTCTCGGATACGTCAAAACAATTTCAGGATTTTTCAGCGGTGGGTGGCAGCAGATTCTAAAACAGGAATCATAA
- a CDS encoding MptD family putative ECF transporter S component — MDDKKLKGKDLITIAVFSVLNYVLFRLVSLVALIPWVYPYVPAISLIPCGVVWAYLRVKIQKPFAVLLQCAIMTALTFLGGTPWFIALGLLAGGIVAEIVSAVGKYKNYKLHTAGFACFGLVYNLGVFGIMLLARNYYLDYIRRLGVKTGYIESVIGLITWQRLCISSLLVIAGAVLGMYLGKAMLKKHFEKASVM, encoded by the coding sequence ATGGATGATAAAAAATTGAAAGGCAAAGACCTTATCACAATTGCTGTTTTTTCGGTACTAAATTACGTACTGTTTAGACTAGTCTCGCTCGTCGCCCTTATTCCGTGGGTTTATCCCTACGTGCCCGCAATCTCGCTCATCCCATGCGGAGTTGTCTGGGCATACTTACGGGTAAAAATTCAAAAACCCTTCGCTGTTTTATTGCAGTGTGCAATCATGACTGCGTTGACCTTTTTAGGCGGAACTCCGTGGTTTATCGCACTCGGATTATTGGCGGGCGGAATTGTCGCTGAGATTGTATCTGCTGTCGGCAAATATAAAAACTACAAGCTGCACACCGCGGGCTTTGCCTGCTTTGGCTTAGTTTACAATCTGGGCGTCTTCGGAATCATGCTGCTTGCACGCAATTACTACCTCGACTACATTCGCAGGCTCGGCGTAAAAACCGGCTACATAGAAAGCGTCATCGGTCTCATTACCTGGCAGCGGCTCTGCATTTCAAGCCTCTTGGTTATTGCAGGCGCTGTACTCGGCATGTACCTCGGCAAAGCCATGCTCAAAAAGCACTTTGAAAAAGCTTCGGTTATGTGA
- a CDS encoding DUF3160 domain-containing protein, whose translation MKTENKKRILECVLTAALMTGIVLAGFSACKKKEPVPTKDVKTTEKSESQTASIEQRFDEQLSKKMPELATVFEKVKVDASAHKKYLSEPLVFSELPKTDIPEGMGSTVVGSKLCLFYPNAKLSTHADLKNLPEGISIPFGTVLVIDQDVVGDTDEEGEYEGLFKFQDQLNYFYKAEWNGEKGLVFGADLVGVRNEPYVNQMISLLYANKGHFDTFYPMNGYTLLSQEKRDALTKNKLAFQNLNNREINYYSNFDDMIAMYTTHLPSDEDIYINTPIFITTDLIAHARHLVFDRALQTAEEDFFVPELYKLVDSFLKELDKVNTSGGLTAQKETLEKAKQYFFNRKSFDRACP comes from the coding sequence ATGAAAACAGAAAATAAAAAGAGAATACTTGAGTGCGTTCTTACAGCTGCGCTTATGACGGGAATTGTTCTTGCAGGTTTTTCCGCATGTAAAAAAAAGGAGCCCGTTCCGACGAAAGATGTCAAAACAACTGAAAAAAGCGAAAGCCAAACCGCATCAATTGAACAGCGTTTTGATGAGCAGCTTTCTAAAAAGATGCCCGAATTGGCTACTGTATTTGAAAAGGTAAAGGTTGATGCGAGTGCTCACAAAAAGTATTTAAGCGAGCCTCTTGTTTTTTCTGAATTACCGAAAACGGATATCCCCGAAGGAATGGGCTCTACCGTTGTAGGTAGCAAGCTTTGTCTATTTTATCCTAATGCAAAGCTTAGCACTCACGCTGACCTTAAAAATTTGCCGGAAGGTATTTCCATTCCGTTTGGAACTGTTTTGGTTATTGACCAAGACGTAGTTGGCGATACAGATGAAGAGGGGGAATACGAAGGGCTTTTTAAATTTCAGGATCAGCTCAATTATTTTTATAAAGCAGAATGGAACGGAGAAAAGGGGCTTGTCTTCGGTGCGGATTTAGTCGGTGTGCGAAATGAACCTTATGTCAATCAAATGATATCCCTTTTGTATGCAAACAAGGGGCACTTTGATACATTTTATCCGATGAACGGATATACATTGCTGTCACAAGAAAAAAGGGATGCGCTTACAAAAAATAAACTCGCATTTCAAAATCTAAACAACCGAGAAATAAATTATTATAGCAACTTTGATGATATGATAGCCATGTACACAACACATCTGCCATCGGATGAGGATATATACATAAATACTCCTATTTTTATTACAACAGATTTAATTGCTCATGCGCGTCATCTTGTTTTTGATAGGGCATTGCAAACAGCGGAAGAAGATTTTTTTGTTCCCGAGTTGTACAAACTTGTTGATTCATTTTTAAAAGAGCTTGATAAGGTAAATACTTCCGGCGGGCTTACCGCACAAAAAGAAACCTTGGAAAAAGCAAAACAATATTTTTTTAACCGCAAAAGCTTTGATAGAGCTTGCCCCTAA